Proteins encoded by one window of Deinococcus fonticola:
- the bshB1 gene encoding bacillithiol biosynthesis deacetylase BshB1, with the protein MFDTVYGTVQPLDWLCLAPHPDDAEIGAGGTLIRLARAGKGVGILELSRGEMGTQGTPQARQAECIEAARIMGLSWRGQLGLPDGGLADLPGEAQALASALRAVRPRVLVVPHHLDRHPDHFGTYQLAKRAIHLAALKKAGVPGDPHRVERVLLYQGNADIRASILVDVGEVMATWEAAIRAHTSQFSGGYVSETVTPEIIERRKGRLTYWGTLLRVKYAEAFETEDPMLIDPASL; encoded by the coding sequence ATGTTCGACACTGTTTACGGCACCGTGCAGCCCCTCGACTGGCTGTGCCTTGCCCCGCACCCGGACGACGCCGAAATTGGCGCGGGCGGGACGCTGATTCGCCTGGCCCGGGCCGGAAAGGGCGTGGGCATCCTGGAACTGTCACGCGGGGAAATGGGCACGCAGGGCACCCCACAGGCACGCCAGGCAGAATGCATCGAGGCCGCGAGAATCATGGGCCTGAGCTGGCGCGGACAACTGGGCCTGCCGGACGGCGGGCTGGCTGACCTGCCCGGCGAAGCGCAGGCCCTCGCCAGCGCGCTCAGAGCGGTCAGACCGCGCGTGCTGGTTGTGCCGCACCACCTCGACCGCCACCCGGATCACTTCGGCACGTATCAGCTTGCCAAACGCGCCATTCACCTCGCCGCGCTGAAAAAAGCCGGGGTGCCGGGCGACCCGCACCGCGTCGAGCGCGTCCTGCTGTACCAGGGCAACGCCGACATTCGCGCCAGCATCCTCGTCGATGTCGGCGAAGTCATGGCCACCTGGGAAGCCGCCATCCGCGCCCACACCAGCCAGTTCTCCGGCGGGTACGTGTCCGAAACCGTTACCCCCGAGATCATCGAACGCCGCAAAGGCCGCCTCACCTACTGGGGCACCCTGCTGCGCGTCAAGTATGCCGAAGCCTTCGAAACCGAAGACCCCATGCTGATCGACCCGGCCAGCTTGTAA
- a CDS encoding DUF3105 domain-containing protein, with translation MRVFAYLGGDVRSGSIGYQESPPSGGPYNALWQTCGTYTAPIYDEYAVHSLARGAIWVTYRPGLAATEREKLRAVLVTPIKVKQGEQEREIKAKTLVSPRENLPAPIVMTAWNAQITAQTADDERLKLFVERFGAGDRVPEAGAGCAGGFTGTR, from the coding sequence TTGCGTGTCTTTGCCTACCTGGGTGGCGACGTCCGCAGTGGTTCCATTGGCTACCAGGAGAGTCCCCCGTCGGGCGGGCCTTACAACGCCCTGTGGCAGACCTGCGGAACGTACACCGCGCCTATTTACGACGAGTACGCGGTTCACTCGCTGGCTCGCGGGGCCATCTGGGTCACGTACCGGCCCGGGCTGGCGGCGACGGAACGCGAGAAGCTCAGGGCCGTGTTGGTCACCCCCATCAAGGTGAAACAGGGCGAGCAGGAGCGCGAGATCAAAGCGAAAACCCTCGTGTCTCCGCGTGAAAACCTGCCCGCACCCATCGTCATGACTGCGTGGAACGCCCAGATCACCGCGCAAACGGCGGACGACGAGCGTCTGAAGTTATTCGTGGAGCGCTTCGGCGCAGGTGACAGGGTTCCCGAGGCCGGGGCCGGTTGCGCGGGCGGCTTTACCGGCACGCGCTGA
- a CDS encoding universal stress protein has translation MTIPRTAFNRILVGVDFSGGNQQVLDVVRQRFPGATLRLAHVTDARVTATPDLLGGVTPAIPDAELLHTLETADGQRLNTLALEGEETELLVGDPVTGILDAARNWNAELIVVGTHSRGALERFFLGSTAAKVVERSPIPVLTIRTPVGQR, from the coding sequence ATGACGATCCCCCGTACCGCTTTCAACCGCATCCTCGTCGGCGTGGACTTCTCCGGCGGCAACCAGCAGGTGCTGGACGTGGTGCGCCAGCGTTTTCCCGGCGCGACCCTGCGCCTGGCGCACGTCACCGATGCCCGCGTGACCGCCACACCTGACCTGCTGGGTGGCGTGACCCCGGCCATCCCGGACGCCGAACTGCTGCACACGCTGGAAACCGCCGACGGACAACGCCTGAACACCCTGGCCCTGGAAGGCGAGGAAACCGAGTTGCTGGTGGGCGACCCGGTGACCGGCATTCTGGACGCCGCGCGCAACTGGAACGCCGAGCTGATCGTGGTGGGCACGCACTCGCGCGGCGCCCTGGAACGCTTTTTCCTGGGCAGCACCGCCGCCAAGGTCGTGGAGCGCAGCCCCATTCCGGTCCTCACCATCCGCACGCCCGTTGGCCAGCGGTAA
- a CDS encoding TAXI family TRAP transporter solute-binding subunit yields the protein MKKILALLFLSITTAQAADPVFMNVATGSPTGTYSAMFKNIGKVCTQSAYLKERGTSGSLENIDLLLSNEVSLAFVQSDVLKAKEQIDQDARVKNIKALLPLHNEEVHLFARPPIQKKSILGKVTTIGVAQFKDLNKKRVAAWGGSLITARVLSAKMKVPFTVVSVKDRDAAFAALQAGQVDAVLAVVGQPAAWVKDLSGANINLVPIPFTPDVQGVYAPAKLMYANLSAGSVSTVAVQSVLATRDFKTPERKKLLLDYQKCALSKLVNLQENEGMHPKWQEVSFSTWPWPQYK from the coding sequence TTGAAAAAGATTCTCGCCCTGCTTTTCCTCTCGATCACGACGGCGCAGGCGGCCGACCCGGTGTTCATGAATGTCGCCACCGGCAGCCCCACCGGCACGTACAGCGCCATGTTCAAGAACATCGGTAAGGTCTGCACGCAGAGCGCCTATCTCAAGGAACGCGGCACCAGCGGCAGCCTGGAGAACATCGACCTGCTGCTGAGCAACGAAGTGTCGCTGGCCTTCGTACAGAGTGACGTCCTGAAAGCCAAGGAGCAGATCGATCAGGACGCCCGCGTGAAGAACATCAAGGCCCTGTTGCCGCTGCACAACGAGGAAGTTCACCTGTTCGCCAGGCCGCCCATCCAGAAAAAAAGCATTCTGGGCAAAGTCACGACCATCGGCGTAGCCCAGTTCAAGGACCTGAACAAAAAGCGCGTGGCCGCTTGGGGCGGCAGCCTGATCACCGCCAGGGTGCTGAGCGCCAAGATGAAAGTGCCCTTCACGGTGGTCAGCGTCAAAGACCGTGACGCGGCCTTCGCGGCCCTGCAAGCCGGCCAGGTGGACGCGGTGCTGGCGGTGGTGGGCCAGCCCGCCGCGTGGGTCAAGGATCTGAGCGGCGCGAACATCAACCTGGTGCCCATTCCCTTCACGCCGGACGTACAGGGCGTGTATGCCCCCGCCAAACTGATGTACGCCAACCTGAGCGCGGGCAGTGTGTCCACCGTGGCCGTGCAGAGTGTTCTGGCGACCCGCGACTTCAAAACCCCCGAACGCAAGAAACTCCTGCTGGATTACCAGAAGTGCGCCCTGAGCAAACTCGTGAACCTGCAGGAAAACGAGGGCATGCACCCCAAATGGCAGGAGGTCAGTTTCAGCACGTGGCCCTGGCCGCAGTACAAGTGA
- a CDS encoding MBL fold metallo-hydrolase, translating into MQMQSFGAALTVTGSMHLLTLGNKRILVDCGMFQGGDEMEKRNHEPFPFDPAELDAVILTHAHLDHVGRLPLLVKRGYRGAIHCTAPTAALAETVLIDSARLQVDGYRQDLRHARRQGRPDEETLPPLYEEADVHRTLALLRPHLEFGQTENIAGIKVTPQRAGHILGSAYLVIESPEGRLLMSGDLGNRESGLQMDFTPPPEVDAVVIETTYANRTHRRWDETLTEFRDALRESVRNNGKILIPSFAIERAQVILHTLKQLMDVGEVPRIPVFLDSPMATRATNEYFEFGDELIPPVREALQNGEDPFRPSTLHVVPTSAESQRLNRYDGPAIIMAGNGMMTGGRIQHHLKHHLWKPSTSLIIVSYQSPSSLGGKIVTGADTVRIMGEDIAVRAQVHTIGGFSAHADQDDLLAFLSTAGAGKSPHVWLVHGEVGVMDAFIPVLAQQGLKGDIVPDRQPIDLLGPGFPGGRPPGLVISETPATGTSDAARAEGGE; encoded by the coding sequence ATGCAAATGCAGAGTTTCGGCGCGGCCCTGACCGTCACGGGCAGCATGCACCTCCTGACCCTGGGAAACAAGCGAATTCTGGTGGACTGCGGCATGTTCCAGGGCGGCGACGAAATGGAGAAACGCAACCACGAGCCGTTCCCCTTCGACCCGGCGGAACTGGACGCCGTGATCCTCACGCACGCGCACCTCGATCACGTGGGCCGCCTGCCGCTGCTGGTCAAGCGCGGCTACCGGGGGGCCATTCATTGCACCGCCCCCACCGCCGCCCTGGCCGAGACAGTCCTGATCGATTCGGCGCGGCTTCAGGTGGACGGCTACCGCCAGGATCTGCGCCACGCCCGCCGGCAAGGCCGCCCGGACGAGGAAACCCTGCCGCCCCTGTACGAGGAAGCGGACGTTCACCGCACCCTGGCCCTGCTGCGCCCCCACCTGGAATTTGGCCAGACCGAGAATATAGCCGGCATCAAGGTCACGCCTCAGCGGGCCGGGCACATCCTGGGAAGCGCCTACCTGGTGATCGAGTCGCCGGAGGGCCGCCTGCTGATGTCCGGCGACCTGGGCAACCGTGAGAGCGGCCTGCAAATGGATTTCACGCCGCCACCCGAAGTGGACGCTGTGGTCATCGAAACGACCTACGCCAACCGCACCCACCGCCGCTGGGACGAGACCCTGACCGAGTTCCGCGACGCTCTGCGCGAAAGTGTGCGGAACAATGGAAAAATCCTGATTCCCAGTTTTGCCATCGAACGCGCCCAGGTGATCTTGCACACCCTCAAGCAACTGATGGACGTCGGCGAGGTGCCGCGCATTCCGGTGTTTCTGGATTCGCCGATGGCGACCCGCGCCACCAACGAGTACTTCGAGTTCGGCGACGAACTGATTCCACCCGTGCGCGAGGCATTGCAAAACGGCGAAGACCCTTTCCGGCCCAGCACCCTGCACGTGGTGCCCACCAGCGCCGAGTCGCAGCGCCTGAACAGGTACGACGGCCCGGCCATCATCATGGCGGGGAACGGCATGATGACTGGCGGGCGCATTCAGCATCACCTCAAGCACCACCTCTGGAAACCCAGCACCAGCCTGATCATCGTGAGCTACCAGTCCCCCAGCAGCCTGGGCGGCAAGATCGTGACAGGGGCTGACACCGTGCGCATCATGGGTGAGGACATCGCCGTGCGTGCCCAGGTGCACACCATCGGTGGGTTCTCGGCACACGCCGACCAGGACGACCTGCTGGCCTTCCTGAGCACCGCCGGGGCCGGCAAGAGCCCGCACGTGTGGCTGGTTCACGGTGAAGTCGGCGTGATGGACGCCTTCATTCCGGTGCTGGCCCAGCAGGGCCTGAAAGGCGACATCGTGCCGGATCGCCAGCCCATCGATCTGCTCGGCCCCGGTTTCCCGGGTGGCCGCCCGCCCGGTCTGGTCATCAGCGAGACGCCGGCAACGGGCACCAGCGACGCTGCCCGGGCCGAAGGCGGCGAGTAA